A genomic window from Anaerolineales bacterium includes:
- a CDS encoding PepSY domain-containing protein: MIRKNALLMASALTAFVLVMVGGIAGRLSNVASAEESQPSTPAAVLDDAALAALLQEREGVYRDMIDQANQLLAATATAPAAPTFPINADTAVAIVLTTVRGGSLEKPPELVDYMGAAAYEVSLTQGLVYVDANTGKILANGAIPQVVVVGDNAGGNGGGGQGHSGDYDDQHEEEDSGGDD; encoded by the coding sequence ATGATCCGCAAGAATGCACTGCTTATGGCTTCGGCGCTGACCGCTTTCGTGCTCGTCATGGTCGGCGGAATCGCCGGTCGCCTCTCGAATGTGGCTTCGGCGGAAGAGTCCCAGCCGTCGACCCCTGCAGCGGTCCTTGATGATGCGGCGCTGGCTGCGTTGCTGCAGGAACGCGAAGGTGTCTATCGGGACATGATCGACCAGGCCAATCAGTTGCTGGCAGCGACGGCAACCGCCCCGGCTGCGCCCACCTTCCCCATCAACGCCGACACGGCCGTGGCCATTGTGCTCACCACCGTCCGCGGCGGGTCGCTGGAGAAGCCGCCTGAGCTTGTTGACTATATGGGTGCCGCTGCCTATGAGGTTTCCCTGACCCAGGGGCTGGTGTACGTTGACGCCAACACCGGCAAGATCCTGGCGAACGGCGCCATCCCGCAGGTTGTAGTCGTGGGAGACAATGCTGGTGGCAACGGCGGAGGCGGCCAGGGTCATTCGGGCGACTATGATGACCAGCACGAAGAAGAGGATAGTGGCGGCGATGACTGA
- a CDS encoding FAD:protein FMN transferase — MVEVRMRGGLASWEVALPPDRGGEIDAPLEADCNPQVSFRAMGCAIRVELETEDRGASRRLSQVAGWFETWESRLSRFRPESELSQLNARAGEVIPVSPMMW, encoded by the coding sequence ATGGTTGAGGTACGCATGCGGGGCGGACTGGCGTCCTGGGAAGTTGCCCTTCCACCAGACCGGGGCGGGGAAATCGATGCCCCGCTGGAAGCTGACTGCAACCCGCAGGTGTCTTTCCGGGCGATGGGTTGCGCCATCCGAGTAGAGCTCGAGACCGAAGACCGGGGCGCATCCCGTCGCCTGAGCCAGGTGGCTGGCTGGTTCGAGACCTGGGAATCCCGGCTCAGCCGCTTCCGCCCGGAGAGCGAGTTGAGCCAGCTGAATGCGCGTGCGGGTGAGGTCATCCCTGTCAGCCCGATGATGTGGCA
- a CDS encoding response regulator transcription factor, whose amino-acid sequence MRVLVIEDDQRLARLMEQVLTEEGLDVDVAHDGETGLELALRGMDQVAIVDWMLPGRDGPSICRSLRAAHLPIAILLLTARGQIEDRVAGLDSGADDYMVKPFEFDELLARVRALGRRFTSESTDAWELRLGELVLDQRAHVARRGDKPLDLTTTEWKLLECFMRHPDQTLTRQQILDYVWSYKAEVQPSLVDVYVSYLRQKLDRPGAADPLQTIRGVGYRLERDRV is encoded by the coding sequence ATGCGAGTCCTTGTCATTGAAGATGACCAGCGCCTTGCGCGCCTGATGGAGCAGGTCCTGACCGAGGAAGGACTTGACGTCGACGTCGCCCACGACGGCGAGACCGGCCTGGAGCTCGCCCTGCGCGGCATGGATCAGGTAGCGATCGTGGATTGGATGCTTCCCGGGCGAGACGGCCCTTCCATCTGCCGCTCCCTGCGAGCGGCGCACCTGCCCATCGCCATCCTGCTCTTGACCGCACGCGGCCAAATCGAGGATCGCGTGGCCGGGCTGGACAGCGGCGCCGATGACTACATGGTCAAACCCTTCGAATTCGACGAGCTGCTGGCGCGCGTGCGGGCCCTAGGCCGGCGGTTTACATCCGAGTCCACGGATGCCTGGGAGCTGCGCCTCGGCGAGCTCGTGCTTGACCAGCGGGCCCACGTGGCTCGCCGCGGAGACAAGCCCCTGGATCTCACCACCACCGAGTGGAAGCTGCTCGAATGCTTCATGCGTCACCCGGATCAGACATTGACACGCCAGCAGATCCTGGACTACGTCTGGTCGTACAAGGCCGAGGTCCAGCCCAGCCTGGTGGACGTCTACGTTTCCTATCTCAGGCAGAAGTTGGACCGGCCGGGTGCCGCCGATCCTCTCCAGACGATCCGAGGTGTCGGCTACAGGTTGGAGCGGGATCGTGTTTAG